The DNA region TACAGAACATAGAATTACATGAAAATCATCACATATGAAGTCTCTTTACCTGCTCACATGTGGGCCTTGCATCAGCATCTTTCTGCAAGCAATCATTGATGAACGAGCAGAATTCTGATGAaaaagcatcttctggtggtGTTGGTGATGGATCATCCAGTATCTGAAATATAAGACTAAAGATTTGGAAATCAAAGAGCAAAGTGCAAATAAATATACAAACATGATAAAGAAAATGATCACAACATCAACGAAGAATAATTGTACCTGCATATTTAATCAAGAAACCGACCAGCCAAATAGCTCAAATAGTAGTCACATTTGAAGTCGATGAATAGAAGGGATTATATTACATCCAAACATCAATGAAGGATAATTATAGTTCTACAAATAAGAAATTGAACAAAATGAGTAGCCAATTAACAACCACCTCACCTGCAGCATGAGATTAGCTGGCCCTTCATTTACGTCATATGGAAATTTTCCAGTAGCACACTCCAATACTGTTAATCCAAGACTCCAAATATCAGCAGCATAAGAGTAGTTCTCATTACGAATTCTCTCTGGTGACATATATGTGACCGTGCCTACAAAGGTAGCACACTGGAACCTATTTATTTAGCAGAAAAATATATTGCTGATTCAATTTATATGATACTATTCTTAAAGAAATATCATAAATATAAGCATAAGcaacattagaagaatattggTCATGATTGTCACCAAAGTAGCATACCATAGCCAGTGTATTGTCCAAACCAGCACTAATACCAAAGTCTGTAATCTTTGCCTCACCCTTGAGATTTACCAGCACATTTGCTGGCTTTATATCTCTGTGCACTAGATGCCTTACTTCATGCAAATACCGCAGACCCTTTAGAATTGtacaaagaagaatatataaCTCACGAAGTACAAAATGTCACAACCTGATTTTTACTGCTATCATAGAAAGGAAAATAGACATACAAGCAATACTTTCTGTAGCATGTGTGAAAGAACTGGTTCTGGTATAGACTTCTTGACCTTTATAACATCAGCTAAGGAACCACCATCCATGTATTCAAGAGCAATGCTTATTTGTCCAGAATCAGGCAAGTAAAATGCACCCTGGAATTCAACTAAACCAGGATAACAACAGGCTTCACATAATGTTCTCATCTCATTCAGAATTTGTTGCCTCTTCTCCTGCACAGATATCAAGGAACATAAAAATTGCGAAAAAGAATAACTTGGTGACTTTAATATTACCAATGAAACAAAAGGAATGAATATGAATGAGATAGATAGATACAACAAAACAACAAAATGTGTCAGGATTACTGTATGCAATAACAATCATGTCTCGCTACAAGAGCATACAAATTGAATGCAGAATCAAAGAGAATAATCGTATTCTTTAACATATCTGCTTAAATGTTTTCATGCTGTAAATGGAACCGATCTACTCTACTGTCATGCTGTAAATGGAACCCAAGTCCACAACTCTACTGTCATGCTGTAATCCTTCTGAATTCCTTTCAATGTAAGGAAAATACAAGTTTTGGTTGGATGTGTTCAGCTCAAACTCCTTTTGCTCCAGCTCGTCAACTAGCAAGAACATTGGGTCGCGTTGAAGGGTGGATAAAGTTAAAAAGAAATGTGTCCTATGGACCAAAAAGAATGCTCCATATGCAACTAACAGGGGATGGATGAATGTAGAGTTTGTGTTTCTCCATTTAGCataattttctttcaaaataaaaattcgtAACAAACAGTAATGGGGCAGATGAATATCTCCCTCCATTGCACAACAATAGCAGTCAACTGTAGGCACAAACGCTCAGAAAGTCTAGCTCTAGCTTCACACAAACTTCCGAGAATGTATGGATTCACTTTAAGGAAATTCTGTGAACTATGATTACGTGATTGAAAAGGAAAATCCTTCTGATTTAAAGAAAAAAGTACACAGCAACATAGTCACTATTTGCATTTTCACTTATAAGGAATAGAGATATGAACCTTCTCAAATATGTTTATCTTCTTCAAGGCCAAAATTCGATGTACTGGAATAAATATAGCTCTCTCCACAACACTGCTTGCACCATTACCAATGGCACCAAAAATGTGCATCTCATGAGAGGCACAGCGGTATGCCTTATCATCAGAATCTGACTCATCTGGCCCAGCACTTCGTTTATGAAAGCCATGCTCATTGATGTTATACTCACCCAAAGATCTACTCAGTAAATTAACAGTTCCATCATCAGAAACCTACATAAAGAAGATCGAAAGCAACATTATTATGCTAATCACGCTCAGTTCATGAGCTTAAGAACATAAGCAGAAATTAAAAGTTTCGTATAGACAAGTTTGAATAAAATGGGCTGTTAGACGTACCCAACCATCCATGTTCAATATTATTTCCTATTTTCATTTTCAATTTCGATGCAGCATTAAAGGTATAGCAGGCAGTAGAAAAACAGAGCACCCCTGTTTAGAATAGTTCATACATTATGTGAGTTTAGGGTGTAACCAGAGGCAACAGATTGGGATTATGTTGTTTATGCCGAGAAGCAATTCGAGGTTTAGACACTATCTCAATACCATGTGAGCGTCATTTAGACACTACAGAATTTGATCAGGAAAAAGAATAGGATCAACAAACTGGAAAATAGAATCAACCGACTATCATAAAAAACATAGAACCAAATAATACTCAAATTTACAGGAAACACATGAATAGCAGAAGCCATTTGGGCCTCCTTTGGTGGGAAAGGGAAATTCGGAGTCCAAAAATTCGGTGTGAATTTCCATGGAAATAGCCATGGTTGAAGAAAGATTTTATCAGGGTAACATAACCTGCTGATGATCTTACATCTTAGCAGCTACCACCTAGTCTCTCCCTGTGGTAGAATCTGAACCTTCTTCGCTAGACTTTTGATAACCAGGAACGACAATAGTTCtgaattttctttctaattttttaatttctccTTTACTGATTCCTCTATATTTTCACAACCATAAAGAAGCTGATGTGATGTAATTGTGGCACTCATTATATCATTACGGGGATAACTACTGTACTGAGGGCTGGGATGATATGACTGAGGGGGAGGGATCTTAAGAGAAACAGGATATCATAGAGTCGGGTGAAAGAACTTTTTGGGGTAAAGAGACTAATTCGTGCTGGATCCtcagaaaaaaatgcatatgataCCCTTTTTCTACAAGGGAGACTTGACATGGCCCTTAAGAAACCTCTCTCTTATGGCCATGTTTGGGAGAGCTCCAGCCctgagaatttttggagctggGTATCCCTAGCTCCAGGAATTCTTAGATCTGGAGGTAGACTGGTGGTGTTTGGGTAAGACATCTTGTTCCCATGTATGAAGTAAACCCAAATAATATAATAACAAATAATCCGAATCCCTGATTTATTCCAACTACCTTACATGAGCTACAGAAACAGCGAAATTACAGTTAAGAGCTAAATTCTGCTCATGACAATAATAATGTAATCATTCTGAAtgcattcttttattttctgaATATCCAGGCACCTGTTCCTTAATTTTTGTTTGTTAGATATTAACATGTGCAGACCATTATTCACATGTACGACCTTCCTAGTTCTATTGTCTCCAAAGACTCCTTGGACAAATAGGAAGAAGATAAAATAGGAAAATGGCCCCACCTTCCCTCTTGGAAGGTTTCCATGATGATCTTCTCCAGCATGTTCTATTCATATTGGTAGGACCAGAACTGGGCCACGTCAGCCAAAACCATCTTGGTTTTGGCTTAAGGCGGTATTTTGCACCGGTTTCAAGAGTTCAAAGTTCTGTTTCAGACAGTTTCAaagttaaaggtagaaaaattaACCGAGGCCAGAGTTGAGGGGCACTACAGAGTGTGTTCATCGCTGTTCCAGTTCGAACACATTTAGTGAAGATCATCTAAGTTAATGGTAATATGAAATCCCCActataacttgtacactaacaACTAATAAGTAATAGCATATACCAATTACTCTTGTTGGTATTGCTTGTTTCATTACCACTGACACACATAGGAACATGGAAATCATAAAATCAGAGGTTCATATCCATACACATGTAACCACTAACAACTAATATAGTAATATCATCTGCCAAGAATCACATGGaactcataagaaaatatacAAACATGGAAATTAGTTTTGCACCTTGTGTCCTAAACAGTCCAATTATCCTTATTCTTTCACGCAGCTCAGCTATACTCACTTTGACCTAGTTGACATGAAATATTGAGCAAA from Phragmites australis chromosome 8, lpPhrAust1.1, whole genome shotgun sequence includes:
- the LOC133926713 gene encoding mitogen-activated protein kinase kinase 3-like isoform X2 → MHIFGAIGNGASSVVERAIFIPVHRILALKKINIFEKEKRQQILNEMRTLCEACCYPGLVEFQGAFYLPDSGQISIALEYMDGGSLADVIKVKKSIPEPVLSHMLQKVLLGLRYLHEVRHLVHRDIKPANVLVNLKGEAKITDFGISAGLDNTLAMCATFVGTVTYMSPERIRNENYSYAADIWSLGLTVLECATGKFPYDVNEGPANLMLQILDDPSPTPPEDAFSSEFCSFINDCLQKDADARPTCEQLLSHPFLKRYAKNDVDLEEYVRSVVNPTERLKQIAEMLAAHYYLLFNGSDVIWHHMKTFYMEESTFSFSGNVYVGQNDIFDILSNIRKKLKGDRPREKIVHVIEKLHCRANGETGLAIRVSGSFIVGNQFLVCGEGLKAEGMPSLDELSIDIPSKRVGQFREQFIMEPGNLMSCYYISKQDLYIIQA
- the LOC133926713 gene encoding mitogen-activated protein kinase kinase 3-like isoform X1 — protein: MARLEELKKKLQPLLFDDPDRDGVSTRVPVPEGTCECDSYVVSDDGTVNLLSRSLGEYNINEHGFHKRSAGPDESDSDDKAYRCASHEMHIFGAIGNGASSVVERAIFIPVHRILALKKINIFEKEKRQQILNEMRTLCEACCYPGLVEFQGAFYLPDSGQISIALEYMDGGSLADVIKVKKSIPEPVLSHMLQKVLLGLRYLHEVRHLVHRDIKPANVLVNLKGEAKITDFGISAGLDNTLAMCATFVGTVTYMSPERIRNENYSYAADIWSLGLTVLECATGKFPYDVNEGPANLMLQILDDPSPTPPEDAFSSEFCSFINDCLQKDADARPTCEQLLSHPFLKRYAKNDVDLEEYVRSVVNPTERLKQIAEMLAAHYYLLFNGSDVIWHHMKTFYMEESTFSFSGNVYVGQNDIFDILSNIRKKLKGDRPREKIVHVIEKLHCRANGETGLAIRVSGSFIVGNQFLVCGEGLKAEGMPSLDELSIDIPSKRVGQFREQFIMEPGNLMSCYYISKQDLYIIQA